A single window of Salvia splendens isolate huo1 chromosome 8, SspV2, whole genome shotgun sequence DNA harbors:
- the LOC121745548 gene encoding WD repeat-containing protein LWD1-like isoform X1, which yields MGASSDPNQDGSDEQQRRSEIYTYEAPWHIYAMNWSVRKDKKYRLAIASLLEQFPNRVEIVQLDDYTGEIRSDSAISFDHPYPPTKLIFVPDKDCQRPDLLASSSDFLRLWQISDSDSSSRRVELKCLLNNNRNSEFSGPLTSFDWNEAEPRRIGTSSIDTTCTIWDIEKEVVDTQLIAHDKEVYDIAWGGVGVFASVSADGSVRVFDLRDKEHSTIIYESSEPDTPLVRLGWNKQDPRYMATIIMDSSKVVVLDIRFPTLPVVELQRHQAGVNAIAWAPHSSCHICTAGDDSQALIWDLSSMGQPVEGGLDPILAYTAGAEIEQLQWSSSQPDWVAIAFSNKLQILRES from the exons ATGGGTGCGAGCAGCGATCCGAACCAAGACGGATCGGACGAGCAGCAGCGCCGCTCGGAAATCTACACCTACGAAGCCCCATGGCACATCTACGCCATGAACTGGAGCGTCCGCAAGGACAAGAAATACCGCCTCGCAATCGCCAGCCTCCTCGAGCAGTTCCCTAACCGCGTCGAAATCGTCCAGCTCGACGACTACACCGGCGAGATCCGCTCCGACTCCGCCATCTCCTTCGACCACCCCTACCCCCCTACCAAGCTCATCTTCGTCCCCGACAAGGACTGCCAGCGCCCCGATCTCCTCGCCTCCTCCTCCGATTTCCTCCGCCTCTGGCAGATCTCCGACTCCGACTCCTCCTCCCGCCGCGTCGAGCTCAAGTGCCTCCTCAACAACAACCGCAACAGCGAATTCTCCGGCCCGCTCACCTCCTTCGACTGGAACGAAGCCGAGCCGCGCCGGATCGGGACCTCCAGCATCGACACCACCTGCACGATTTGGGACATCGAGAAGGAGGTGGTCGATACGCAGCTCATCGCGCACGATAAGGAGGTCTACGACATCGCCTGGGGCGGCGTTGGCGTTTTCGCGTCTGTCTCCGCCGACGGCTCGGTTAGGGTTTTCGATCTCCGCGACAAGGAGCATTCGACTATAATTTACGAGAGCTCGGAGCCGGACACGCCGCTGGTGCGGCTCGGCTGGAACAAGCAGGATCCGAGATACATGGCGACAATCATAATGGACAGTAGCAAGGTCGTGGTGTTGGATATTCGCTTCCCGACGCTGCCGGTGGTGGAGCTGCAGCGGCATCAGGCAGGTGTGAATGCGATTGCGTGGGCGCCGCATAGCTCCTGCCACATTTGCACGGCGGGGGATGATTCGCAGGCTTTGATTTGGGACCTCTCGTCGATGGGGCAGCCGGTGGAGGGCGGGTTGGACCCCATTCTGGCGTACACTGCCGGGGCGGAGATTGAGCAGCTGCAGTGGTCGTCCTCGCAGCCGGATTGGGTGGCGATTGCGTTTTCGAACAAGCTACAGATTCTGAGG GAGTCATGA
- the LOC121745548 gene encoding WD repeat-containing protein LWD1-like isoform X2 codes for MGASSDPNQDGSDEQQRRSEIYTYEAPWHIYAMNWSVRKDKKYRLAIASLLEQFPNRVEIVQLDDYTGEIRSDSAISFDHPYPPTKLIFVPDKDCQRPDLLASSSDFLRLWQISDSDSSSRRVELKCLLNNNRNSEFSGPLTSFDWNEAEPRRIGTSSIDTTCTIWDIEKEVVDTQLIAHDKEVYDIAWGGVGVFASVSADGSVRVFDLRDKEHSTIIYESSEPDTPLVRLGWNKQDPRYMATIIMDSSKVVVLDIRFPTLPVVELQRHQAGVNAIAWAPHSSCHICTAGDDSQALIWDLSSMGQPVEGGLDPILAYTAGAEIEQLQWSSSQPDWVAIAFSNKLQILRL; via the exons ATGGGTGCGAGCAGCGATCCGAACCAAGACGGATCGGACGAGCAGCAGCGCCGCTCGGAAATCTACACCTACGAAGCCCCATGGCACATCTACGCCATGAACTGGAGCGTCCGCAAGGACAAGAAATACCGCCTCGCAATCGCCAGCCTCCTCGAGCAGTTCCCTAACCGCGTCGAAATCGTCCAGCTCGACGACTACACCGGCGAGATCCGCTCCGACTCCGCCATCTCCTTCGACCACCCCTACCCCCCTACCAAGCTCATCTTCGTCCCCGACAAGGACTGCCAGCGCCCCGATCTCCTCGCCTCCTCCTCCGATTTCCTCCGCCTCTGGCAGATCTCCGACTCCGACTCCTCCTCCCGCCGCGTCGAGCTCAAGTGCCTCCTCAACAACAACCGCAACAGCGAATTCTCCGGCCCGCTCACCTCCTTCGACTGGAACGAAGCCGAGCCGCGCCGGATCGGGACCTCCAGCATCGACACCACCTGCACGATTTGGGACATCGAGAAGGAGGTGGTCGATACGCAGCTCATCGCGCACGATAAGGAGGTCTACGACATCGCCTGGGGCGGCGTTGGCGTTTTCGCGTCTGTCTCCGCCGACGGCTCGGTTAGGGTTTTCGATCTCCGCGACAAGGAGCATTCGACTATAATTTACGAGAGCTCGGAGCCGGACACGCCGCTGGTGCGGCTCGGCTGGAACAAGCAGGATCCGAGATACATGGCGACAATCATAATGGACAGTAGCAAGGTCGTGGTGTTGGATATTCGCTTCCCGACGCTGCCGGTGGTGGAGCTGCAGCGGCATCAGGCAGGTGTGAATGCGATTGCGTGGGCGCCGCATAGCTCCTGCCACATTTGCACGGCGGGGGATGATTCGCAGGCTTTGATTTGGGACCTCTCGTCGATGGGGCAGCCGGTGGAGGGCGGGTTGGACCCCATTCTGGCGTACACTGCCGGGGCGGAGATTGAGCAGCTGCAGTGGTCGTCCTCGCAGCCGGATTGGGTGGCGATTGCGTTTTCGAACAAGCTACAGATTCTGAGG CTGTAA
- the LOC121743435 gene encoding tyrosine decarboxylase-like — MYNHKSKTSDATSMKPLDPEEFRRQGHLVIDFLADYYKNVDKYPVRSQVEPGYLKERLPGSAPNEPEPIEQILHDVQNDIVPGLTHWQSPNYFAYFPSSGSIAGFLGEMLSTGFNVVGFNWMSSPAATELESIVMDWLGKMLQLPSEFLFSGGGGGVLQGTTCEAILCTMVAARDRVLKKIGRVNINKLVVYGSDQTHSALQKAAQIAGINPTNFRAVATSKSNAFGLTAEAFRAQVESDVESGLVPLFLCATIGTTSSTAVDPLGPLCSVAKEFNIWVHVDAAYAGSACICPEYRHFLDGVENADSFSFNAHKWFLTTLDCCCLWVKDPSALVKALSTYPEYLRNKASDEKSVIDYKDWQITLSRRFRSLKLWLVIRSYGVANLRKFLRSHIKMAKNFEGLIGMDKRFEVVVPRNFATVCFRISPIEISGNHQIVSKEEAANNINAKLLETINESGKIYMTHAVIGGVYVMRFAVGATLTENRHVILAWKVVQEHANALLNSS, encoded by the coding sequence ATGTACAATCATAAATCGAAAACCAGTGACGCCACCTCAATGAAACCCCTAGATCCGGAGGAGTTCAGGAGACAAGGTCATTTAGTTATCGACTTTCTCGCAGATTACTACAAGAACGTCGATAAATACCCAGTCCGCAGCCAAGTTGAGCCGGGATACCTGAAGGAACGGTTACCCGGCTCAGCCCCAAATGAACCTGAACCGATCGAACAAATCCTCCACGACGTTCAAAACGATATCGTCCCTGGTTTAACACACTGGCAGAGCCCTAACTACTTCGCCTACTTCCCATCGAGCGGAAGCATCGCCGGATTCCTTGGGGAAATGCTGAGCACGGGGTTCAACGTGGTCGGATTCAACTGGATGTCGTCTCCGGCCGCCACCGAGCTCGAGAGCATCGTCATGGACTGGCTCGGGAAGATGCTCCAGCTTCCGTCGGAGTTTCTCTtctccggcggcggcggcggcgtgtTGCAGGGCACCACCTGCGAGGCCATACTCTGCACAATGGTCGCCGCTAGAGATCGAGTCCTGAAGAAGATTGGGAGGGTAAACATCAACAAATTGGTAGTGTACGGATCGGATCAGACGCACTCTGCTTTGCAGAAAGCCGCTCAGATTGCCGGAATCAACCCTACCAATTTTCGCGCCGTAGCGACGTCTAAATCGAACGCATTCGGGCTCACAGCAGAGGCATTTCGGGCTCAAGTTGAATCCGACGTGGAATCGGGCCTAGTGCCTCTGTTTCTGTGCGCAACGATCGGAACGACGTCGTCTACCGCGGTAGATCCGCTCGGGCCGCTCTGCTCTGTGGCGAAGGAGTTCAACATTTGGGTGCACGTCGACGCCGCCTACGCCGGAAGCGCCTGCATCTGCCCGGAATACCGCCATTTCCTCGACGGCGTCGAAAACGCCGATTCCTTCAGCTTCAACGCGCACAAATGGTTCCTCACAACGCTCGATTGCTGCTGTCTGTGGGTGAAGGATCCGAGCGCGCTCGTGAAAGCGCTCTCGACATATCCGGAATATCTAAGAAACAAAGCTTCCGATGAGAAATCGGTGATCGATTACAAAGACTGGCAGATCACTCTCAGCCGCCGATTCAGATCTCTGAAACTCTGGCTCGTGATCCGGAGCTACGGCGTCGCGAATCTGAGGAAATTTCTTCGAAGCCACATCAAAATGGCGAAGAATTTCGAAGGATTGATTGGAATGGACAAGCGATTCGAGGTGGTGGTGCCGAGAAACTTCGCCACCGTGTGCTTCCGCATTTCGCCGATCGAGATCAGCGGAAATCACCAGATCGTGTCCAAGGAAGAGGCGGCGAACAATATAAACGCTAAATTACTGGAAACGATAAACGAATCGGGGAAGATTTACATGACGCATGCGGTGATCGGAGGAGTTTATGTGATGCGGTTTGCCGTCGGAGCTACCTTGACGGAAAACAGACACGTCATCTTGGCTTGGAAAGTTGTTCAAGAACATGCAAACGCCCTCTTAAATTCTTCTTAG
- the LOC121745627 gene encoding CSC1-like protein ERD4: MDFSSFLTSLGTSFVIFVVLMLIFTWLSRKPGNHVVYYPNRIIRGMEPYEGIRLTRNPFTWIKEAFSSTEADVIRHSGVDAAVYFVYLSTALGILVLSGVILLPVLLPVAYTEKTISANETAIEGSFNELDKLSMAHIAQRSHRLWAFVAATYWVSFVTYYLLWRAYRHVSGMRAEALMSSEVKNEQFAVLVRDIPPLQNSQTRNEQVDSYFKAIYPDTYYKSMVITDNKVPNKIFAELEGYRKKLARSEAIYAGSKGTTSPEGSRPTTKTGFMGLVGNKVDAIEYYNEKIRELVPKLQSEQKIAMKDKQQSAAVIFFNNRVSAASAAQCLHDTMVDKWTAMEAPEARQLLWDYLSKNFYERLIRQYLVYFIVFLTIFFYMIPIGLISALTTLDNLKKLLPFLKPVLDQATVRTILGAYLPQLALIIFLALLPSFLLFLSKAEGIPSLSHAERAASGKYFYFSVLNVFIGVTVGHTLFDSLKTIQDDPNSIFDVLAASLPGSATFFLTFVALKFFVGYGLELSRIIPLIIYHLKKKYLCKTEDEVKEAWAPGDLKYGTRFPYDMLILTIVLCYSVIAPIILIFGVLYFGLGWLILRNQVLKVYVPAYETYGRMWPHMYTRIAASLLLYQATMIGYFSAKEFIYSPVLIPLPILTLLFIYLCTMKYYRFFQVTALDVACRELKDIPNLEGVLRSYLARSLSAEKGTDDVQFVNDLVHVSRPGSVV; the protein is encoded by the exons ATGGATTTCAGCTCGTTCCTGACGTCGCTGGGGACGTCGTTTGTCATTTTCGTGGTGTTGATGCTCATCTTCACATGGCTCTCGAGGAAACCAGGCAACCACGTCGTCTACTACCCGAATCGAATCATCAGAGGGATGGAGCCCTATGAGGGAATCCGCCTCACCCGCAACCCCTTCACTTGGATCAAAGAGGCTTTCTCCTCCACTGAGGCTGATGTCATCCGACATTCCGGCGTTGATGCCGCCGTCTATTTCGTCTACCTCTCCACCG CACTAGGAATACTGGTTTTGTCTGGTGTTATCCTTCTACCTGTGCTTCTTCCTGTTGCTTATACTGAGAAGACAATTTCTGCCAATGAAACCGCCATTGAAGGATCTTTCAATGAACTTGACAAGCTTTCCATGGCGCATATTGCA CAAAGGAGCCACCGGCTATGGGCATTTGTTGCAGCTACATATTGGGTTTCTTTCGTTACATATTACCTTTTGTGGCGCGCATACCGGCATGTTTCCGGTATGAGGGCCGAAGCCCTTATGTCGTCTGAAGTCAAGAACGAGCAGTTTGCTGTTCTTGTTCGGGACATTCCCCCTCTCCAAAACAGTCAAACCAGGAACGAACAGGTGGACTCGTATTTTAAGGCAATCTATCCAGATACGTATTACAAGTCAATGGTGATCACGGACAACAAAGTG CCCAACAAAATTTTTGCAGAGTTGGAAGGATACAGAAAGAAGCTTGCGCGTTCAGAAGCCATATATGCCGGGTCTAAAGGGACTACTAGCCCTGAAGGATCGAGGCCTACTACAAAAACTGGCTTTATGGGGCTTGTAGGTAACAAGGTTGATGCAATAGAGTACTATAATGAGAAGATAAGGGAGTTGGTTCCAAAGTTACAATCTGAGCAAAAGATCGCCATGAAAGACAAACAGCAATCTGCAGCTGTGATTTTCTTCAATAACAGGGTATCTGCAGCATCCGCTGCACAATGTCTGCATGATACAATGGTGGATAAATGGACTGCCATGGAAGCTCCTGAGGCCCGCCAGTTACTGTGGGACTATCTTTCCAAGAATTTCTACGAGAGACTGATTCGGCAATACCTTGTCTATTTCATAGTGTTTCTCACCATCTTCTTTTACATGATACCAATTGGATTGATTTCAGCACTGACTACATTAGATAACTTGAAGAAGTTGCTCCCTTTCTTGAAACCAGTGTTGGATCAGGCTACAGTCAGGACAATCCTCGGGGCGTACTTGCCTCAGCTTGCACTTATAATATTCTTGGCACTGTTGCCAAGTTTCTTGTTGTTCCTTTCCAAGGCTGAGGGCATACCTTCACTGAGTCATGCAGAAAGGGCCGCCTCCGGGAAGTACTTCTATTTCTCGGTGCTGAACGTATTTATTGGTGTCACAGTTGGTCACACGCTTTTCGATTCGTTGAAAACTATTCAGGATGATCCAAACTCTATATTCGATGTACTAGCAGCAAGTCTTCCAGGAAGTGCTACGTTCTTCTTGACTTTTGTAGCTTTGAA GTTCTTTGTCGGCTATGGGCTTGAGTTATCACGAATCATTCCTTTAATAATATATCATCTAAAGAAGAAGTATCTCTGCAAGACTGAAGATGAAGTGAAAGAAGCTTGGGCTCCGGGAGATCTTAAATATGGGACTAGATTTCCTTATGACATGCTCATTCTTACAATCGTTCTCTGCTACTCTGTCATAGCTCCGATTATCCTTATATTCGGAGTCTTGTACTTTGGTTTGGGATGGCTCATTCTACGGAATCAG GTGCTCAAAGTTTACGTGCCTGCATACGAGACCTACGGCCGGATGTGGCCCCACATGTACACCCGCATTGCAGCATCGTTGCTCTTGTATCAAGCCACAATGATCGGTTACTTCAGTGCAAAGGAGTTCATCTACAGCCCAGTTCTGATCCCACTTCCTATTTTGACCCTCCTCTTCATCTACTTATGCACGATGAAGTACTACCGCTTCTTCCAGGTGACAGCGCTGGACGTTGCCTGCCGGGAACTGAAGGACATTCCCAACTTGGAAGGCGTGCTCAGGTCGTATCTCGCACGTAGCTTGAGCGCAGAGAAGGGGACCGATGATGTTCAGTTCGTAAATGATTTGGTTCACGTTTCTAGACCAGGTTCTGTGGTTTGA